A DNA window from Corynebacterium ciconiae DSM 44920 contains the following coding sequences:
- the ptsP gene encoding phosphoenolpyruvate--protein phosphotransferase gives MSDMSQATTYKGTGVVPGVRYAEAVWIRPRPALPTSGSVIEEEQRDAEFERFQAAAATVAERLEARSADAVDHAKEILKATAGMVRDKGWQKTVRKAIRGGHPAEYAVVTATNKFITMFETAGGVMAERVTDLRDIRDRVIAELRGDEEPGLPAVNKEVVLFADDLSPADTAALDTTYFTALVTELGGPTSHTAILARQLGVPCIVAAGKGIHEIDSGTEVLIDGAMGTISTHADPAFAAAEVQKSREMAERVAKWRGPAQTKDGHRVQLLANVQDGNAARVAAQTPAEGIGLFRTEMCFLSATSEPSVEEQAEVYKKVLSVFPSNKVVVRSLDAGSDKPVAFANMAEEENPALGVRGLRIARANEDLLTRQLDAIALASESLGRDDAAPTWVMAPMVATAREAKWFAGLCRERNLIPGAMIEVPAAALMADKLMPHLDFVSIGTNDLTQYTMAADRMSPQLAYLTDPWQPAVLRLIERTCEQGKETDTAVGVCGEAAADPALACVLTGLGVNSLSAAATAIAGVGAQLARVTLEECQHAAAVALDSAGATEAKGAVRELLGL, from the coding sequence ATGTCTGATATGTCCCAAGCCACCACCTACAAAGGCACCGGCGTTGTGCCGGGCGTCCGCTACGCGGAGGCAGTGTGGATTCGTCCCCGCCCCGCCCTGCCCACCTCGGGTTCCGTTATTGAAGAGGAGCAGCGCGACGCAGAATTCGAGCGCTTCCAGGCCGCTGCCGCCACCGTGGCTGAGCGCCTCGAAGCCCGTTCGGCCGATGCTGTCGACCACGCCAAAGAGATCCTGAAGGCTACTGCCGGCATGGTGCGTGATAAGGGTTGGCAGAAGACGGTCCGTAAGGCCATTCGCGGCGGCCACCCCGCCGAGTATGCCGTGGTGACCGCCACCAATAAGTTCATCACCATGTTTGAGACTGCCGGCGGTGTTATGGCTGAGCGCGTCACCGACCTGCGCGATATTCGCGACCGCGTGATCGCCGAGCTGCGCGGGGACGAAGAGCCCGGCCTGCCCGCGGTGAACAAAGAGGTCGTGCTCTTTGCCGATGATCTCTCCCCGGCCGATACCGCAGCGCTCGACACCACCTACTTCACCGCGCTTGTCACCGAGCTTGGCGGGCCCACCAGCCACACCGCGATTCTCGCCCGTCAGCTCGGCGTGCCCTGCATTGTTGCCGCTGGCAAGGGGATCCACGAGATCGACTCGGGCACCGAGGTGCTTATCGACGGTGCTATGGGCACCATCTCCACCCACGCCGACCCAGCCTTTGCTGCTGCCGAGGTACAGAAGTCGCGCGAGATGGCCGAGCGTGTAGCCAAGTGGCGCGGGCCGGCTCAAACCAAGGACGGCCACCGCGTGCAGCTGCTCGCGAACGTCCAGGACGGCAATGCCGCCCGCGTCGCCGCCCAGACCCCGGCCGAGGGCATTGGCCTGTTCCGCACCGAGATGTGCTTCCTGTCCGCCACCTCCGAGCCCTCCGTGGAGGAGCAGGCCGAGGTGTACAAGAAGGTGCTCTCGGTGTTTCCCTCCAACAAGGTTGTGGTGCGTTCGCTCGACGCCGGCTCCGACAAGCCGGTGGCCTTCGCCAACATGGCCGAGGAGGAAAACCCCGCCCTCGGTGTGCGCGGCCTGCGTATCGCGCGTGCCAACGAGGACCTGCTCACTCGCCAGCTCGACGCTATTGCCCTCGCCAGCGAGAGCCTGGGGCGCGACGACGCCGCCCCCACCTGGGTAATGGCCCCGATGGTGGCCACCGCCCGCGAGGCCAAGTGGTTTGCTGGGCTGTGCCGTGAGCGCAACCTGATCCCGGGTGCCATGATTGAGGTACCGGCCGCCGCCCTGATGGCGGACAAGCTGATGCCGCATCTGGACTTCGTGTCTATCGGTACCAATGACCTCACCCAGTACACGATGGCCGCCGACCGCATGTCTCCCCAGTTGGCCTACCTCACTGATCCTTGGCAGCCCGCCGTGCTGCGCCTGATTGAGCGCACCTGTGAGCAGGGCAAGGAGACCGACACCGCCGTAGGCGTGTGCGGTGAGGCTGCGGCCGATCCCGCGCTGGCTTGCGTGCTGACCGGTCTGGGAGTCAACTCGCTATCCGCCGCTGCTACCGCCATCGCCGGTGTGGGAGCCCAGCTGGCACGGGTTACCCTCGAGGAGTGCCAGCACGCTGCCGCCGTGGCTCTGGACTCCGCCGGCGCCACTGAGGCCAAGGGGGCAGTGCGCGAGTTGCTCGGCCTCTAA